A part of Desulfofundulus salinus genomic DNA contains:
- a CDS encoding amino acid ABC transporter ATP-binding protein, with product MIKVSNLYKRFGHLEVLRGVNCHVAPQEVVVVIGPSGSGKSTFLRCLNLLEQPTAGEVVVDGVNLMDPKTDINKVRQEVGMVFQRFNLFPHKTALENITLAPIKVRGMTQHEAEEIAHNLLAKVGLSDKAHAYPDQLSGGQQQRVAIARALAMRPKVMLFDEPTSALDPEMVGEVLAVMKDLAREGMTMVVVTHEMGFAREVGDRVLFMDEGQIVEEGTPEQIFNYPQNERLKVFLSKIL from the coding sequence GTGATTAAGGTATCCAACTTGTACAAGCGCTTTGGCCACCTGGAGGTCTTAAGGGGCGTTAATTGCCATGTGGCTCCCCAGGAAGTGGTGGTGGTTATTGGACCCAGCGGTTCGGGGAAAAGCACCTTTCTGCGCTGCCTGAATCTCCTGGAGCAGCCCACGGCTGGGGAAGTGGTGGTGGATGGGGTCAATCTCATGGATCCCAAAACGGACATTAACAAAGTCCGGCAGGAAGTGGGCATGGTTTTTCAGCGCTTTAACCTTTTCCCTCATAAAACGGCCCTGGAAAACATCACCCTGGCTCCCATAAAGGTGCGGGGAATGACGCAACACGAGGCTGAAGAAATAGCCCATAACCTCCTGGCCAAGGTTGGCTTAAGCGACAAGGCCCATGCCTATCCCGACCAGCTATCAGGGGGGCAACAGCAGAGGGTGGCGATTGCCCGGGCGCTGGCCATGCGTCCCAAGGTAATGCTTTTCGACGAACCTACTTCGGCCCTGGATCCCGAAATGGTCGGCGAAGTCCTGGCGGTAATGAAGGACCTGGCCCGGGAGGGCATGACCATGGTGGTGGTTACCCACGAAATGGGATTTGCCCGGGAAGTGGGGGACCGGGTCCTGTTTATGGACGAGGGGCAGATTGTGGAAGAAGGGACACCGGAGCAAATTTTCAATTACCCCCAAAATGAACGCTTAAAGGTGTTCCTTAGTAAAATACTGTAA
- a CDS encoding HAD family hydrolase, with translation MLTVDIPERGVLQLQHLVLDFNGTMAKDGTLLPGVEERLNTLAEQLVIHVLTADTFGTGEKACRNIKAFVHVLKPGEGGIQKLKFIEKLGTQHTVTIGNGTNDSLMLKNAALGIVVLGPEGTSVQALLAADVVVTDICEGLDLLLHPKRLIATLRL, from the coding sequence TTGCTCACCGTGGATATACCGGAGCGGGGGGTACTACAGCTGCAACATCTTGTTCTGGATTTTAACGGCACGATGGCCAAAGACGGCACCCTGCTTCCGGGAGTAGAGGAAAGGCTGAACACCCTTGCTGAACAGCTAGTGATCCACGTGCTTACGGCCGACACCTTTGGGACGGGGGAAAAGGCCTGCCGCAATATCAAGGCCTTCGTACACGTCCTGAAGCCGGGGGAAGGGGGTATCCAAAAGCTAAAATTTATTGAGAAACTGGGCACACAACATACAGTAACCATTGGCAACGGTACCAACGACAGCCTGATGCTTAAAAATGCCGCCCTGGGAATCGTTGTCCTGGGACCGGAAGGCACCTCGGTACAGGCCCTTCTGGCAGCCGACGTGGTGGTCACGGACATCTGCGAGGGCCTGGACCTGTTGCTGCATCCCAAGCGGCTAATCGCTACCCTGCGCTTATAG
- a CDS encoding late competence development ComFB family protein: protein MIHNYTEVAVQRFLPEVLKEYAKNNPGTCTCTRCQEDIMALALNQLPPHYVVSDEGTIYTKVNFDQISGKAQVIAAITNAIKQVAANPRHNKSRP from the coding sequence GTGATCCACAATTACACTGAAGTGGCAGTGCAAAGGTTTTTACCAGAGGTATTAAAAGAATATGCCAAAAACAACCCCGGGACCTGTACCTGTACCCGCTGTCAGGAGGATATTATGGCTCTGGCTTTAAATCAATTGCCCCCTCACTATGTGGTGTCCGATGAGGGCACGATTTATACGAAAGTAAATTTTGACCAGATAAGCGGGAAGGCACAGGTAATCGCAGCGATTACCAACGCCATCAAGCAAGTGGCCGCCAACCCCAGGCATAACAAATCCCGGCCATAA
- a CDS encoding ABC transporter permease, with the protein MIFSIPLGHWVEVLINFLKEHFGGLFDFINTNFDHLMGLLTGLLLAVHPFILIALLVVLVWFLSKRNVALWSGVGLLLIYNLNLWEPAMETLALVICATFLALIVGLPVGILTAWSDLVHRMTMPVLDFMQTMPPFVYLVPAVILLGIGRVPALLATVIFAMPPVIRLTGLGIRQVPVDFLEAAEAFGSTRTQKLLKVQLPLALPTIMAGVNQCIMLSLSMVVIAAMIGAGGLGGEVLRGLQRLDIPRGFEGGLAIVILAIILDRVTQTLGQKNIRKGN; encoded by the coding sequence GTGATTTTCAGTATTCCTTTGGGCCACTGGGTGGAGGTGCTCATCAATTTCCTAAAGGAACATTTTGGGGGTTTATTTGACTTTATTAATACCAACTTTGACCATCTGATGGGTCTCTTAACCGGCCTGTTGCTGGCGGTACACCCGTTTATTCTCATTGCGCTGCTGGTTGTCCTGGTCTGGTTCCTCAGTAAGAGGAATGTGGCTTTGTGGAGCGGTGTTGGCCTATTGCTCATTTACAACCTTAATCTATGGGAACCGGCTATGGAAACCCTGGCCCTGGTAATCTGTGCTACGTTTTTAGCCCTGATTGTCGGTTTGCCTGTGGGCATATTAACTGCGTGGAGTGACCTGGTGCACAGGATGACTATGCCCGTTCTTGACTTTATGCAAACCATGCCTCCCTTTGTTTATTTAGTACCGGCAGTAATTCTATTGGGCATTGGCCGGGTACCGGCCCTTCTAGCCACGGTAATCTTTGCCATGCCGCCGGTCATCAGGCTAACGGGTTTGGGTATCAGGCAGGTTCCAGTGGATTTTCTGGAGGCTGCGGAAGCCTTCGGTTCCACGCGTACCCAAAAATTGCTTAAAGTGCAACTGCCGCTGGCTTTACCTACGATAATGGCCGGTGTTAACCAGTGTATCATGTTGTCTCTTTCCATGGTCGTAATAGCGGCCATGATTGGGGCAGGAGGTTTGGGTGGCGAGGTGTTGCGCGGCCTGCAAAGGCTGGACATTCCCAGGGGCTTTGAGGGCGGGTTGGCCATTGTTATCCTGGCCATCATTCTAGACCGGGTTACCCAAACTTTAGGGCAGAAAAACATACGAAAGGGGAATTAA
- a CDS encoding glycosyltransferase family 4 protein, whose product MKIGVFTDSYRPYTSGVVRSIDTFTAELTKLGHDIYIFAPNYPNCSREKRVFRFPSVPAPTNRDFALAVPFSFRLKPTINQWQPDIIHVHSPFLLGRVGARYAHKLGIPLVFTFHTLYDQYVHYVPFAQEVTRELTRRFCRDFCNRCDLVVAPTGIIEEHLKKMGVRTKIKVIPTGINLEEFTQGDKNWLRREHGIKSEEKILLFVGRLGQEKNISFLLSSFAELSREIPNLKLVLVGGGPEELNLKRQAAQLGIGQQVIFTGTLNRTEVINCYQGADLFVFASKTETQGLVLAEAKAAGLPVVAVKAFGTSEMVRDGEDGFLTPENKDLFVAKIKELITNNDLWQKMAARAKNNAQLLSSCQSALNLVAEYHALLGKKHNHFMRSSV is encoded by the coding sequence TTGAAAATCGGTGTTTTTACCGATAGCTACCGTCCATACACCAGCGGCGTGGTACGGTCCATAGATACTTTTACCGCTGAACTAACCAAACTGGGACATGACATCTATATCTTTGCCCCCAATTACCCTAATTGCTCCAGGGAAAAGCGGGTTTTTCGTTTTCCATCCGTCCCGGCCCCGACAAACCGGGATTTTGCCCTGGCGGTACCCTTTTCCTTTCGCCTGAAACCCACCATCAACCAATGGCAACCTGATATTATTCATGTTCATTCACCCTTTTTACTCGGGCGAGTAGGGGCTCGTTATGCCCATAAACTGGGCATCCCCCTGGTTTTTACCTTTCACACTCTTTACGATCAATATGTCCACTACGTACCCTTTGCCCAGGAAGTTACACGGGAACTGACCAGACGCTTTTGCCGGGACTTCTGCAACCGGTGCGATCTGGTGGTTGCGCCCACCGGCATTATTGAGGAACATTTAAAAAAAATGGGGGTGCGTACGAAAATTAAAGTCATACCCACCGGCATCAATCTGGAGGAATTTACGCAAGGGGATAAAAACTGGTTACGCCGGGAACATGGAATTAAATCGGAAGAAAAGATCCTGCTTTTTGTGGGACGGCTGGGGCAGGAAAAGAACATCAGCTTTCTGTTATCCTCTTTTGCGGAACTGAGCAGGGAGATCCCCAATCTAAAACTGGTTTTGGTGGGTGGAGGCCCGGAAGAGCTCAATTTGAAAAGACAGGCTGCCCAGCTTGGTATAGGCCAGCAAGTAATATTTACCGGCACGTTAAATAGAACGGAAGTAATTAACTGTTATCAGGGGGCCGATCTCTTTGTTTTTGCCTCCAAAACCGAAACCCAGGGGTTGGTACTGGCTGAAGCCAAGGCAGCCGGACTTCCGGTGGTGGCCGTTAAAGCTTTTGGTACAAGTGAAATGGTCAGAGACGGAGAAGATGGTTTTCTGACTCCGGAAAATAAGGACCTTTTTGTAGCAAAAATAAAAGAGCTCATCACAAACAACGACCTGTGGCAAAAAATGGCCGCCCGGGCAAAAAACAACGCCCAGTTGCTTTCTTCCTGCCAATCAGCTTTAAATTTAGTTGCCGAATACCATGCCCTCCTGGGAAAAAAGCATAATCATTTTATGCGCAGCTCGGTCTAA
- a CDS encoding cation:proton antiporter regulatory subunit, with translation MGVIKEAELPGLGKKYLVELEGGERIGVVVYDEGLRDLFYFAAGENEPAYTVTLTDQEARQIASILGGVFYQPKMLEKLEMAIADLRIEWLKVTPQAPAVGKSIGELNLRKNHGINVIAIIEDAGRGKKKCTAINPGPSFVFLPGQMVVAAGKAGDIEAFEELITGGGVQNGAV, from the coding sequence ATGGGCGTGATTAAAGAAGCAGAGTTACCGGGGTTAGGCAAAAAATACCTGGTGGAACTGGAAGGCGGAGAACGTATCGGTGTGGTCGTCTACGACGAAGGTTTGCGGGACTTATTTTATTTTGCAGCCGGAGAGAACGAGCCTGCGTACACGGTAACGCTCACCGACCAGGAAGCCCGGCAGATAGCATCTATTCTGGGTGGAGTTTTTTATCAACCGAAAATGTTGGAAAAATTGGAAATGGCTATTGCTGACCTGCGCATTGAGTGGCTAAAAGTAACCCCACAGGCGCCGGCAGTGGGAAAAAGTATTGGCGAGCTAAACCTGCGCAAAAACCACGGGATTAACGTTATCGCCATTATTGAAGACGCCGGCCGGGGCAAAAAGAAATGTACGGCCATAAACCCCGGTCCCAGTTTTGTTTTCCTTCCCGGCCAGATGGTAGTGGCGGCGGGAAAAGCGGGGGACATTGAGGCCTTCGAGGAGTTGATCACAGGGGGAGGGGTCCAAAACGGTGCCGTTTGA
- a CDS encoding DUF2179 domain-containing protein → METWLPLIGGYLFIFFARVVDMSLDVIRVLMLMRDKRLLAAAVGFLEVSVFILALNKVLAGGLNDPVKVIAYAGGFATGNYIGSLIEGRLALGYLSLQVFPAPQLAPQFIERLRQEGFGVTSVECQGQCGERTVLFVLLKRRDLQRALSILNKLDPNTFFNVSDARLIHGGVFPSKGK, encoded by the coding sequence TTGGAAACATGGTTGCCACTGATAGGAGGTTATCTGTTTATTTTCTTTGCCCGGGTAGTAGACATGTCCCTGGACGTGATCAGAGTATTGATGCTGATGCGGGACAAACGGTTGCTGGCAGCTGCAGTTGGTTTTCTTGAGGTCTCCGTGTTCATACTGGCCCTTAATAAAGTATTGGCCGGAGGTTTAAACGACCCCGTTAAAGTAATAGCTTATGCCGGCGGTTTTGCAACAGGAAATTACATCGGCAGCCTTATCGAAGGCAGACTTGCCCTGGGCTACCTGTCACTGCAAGTGTTCCCGGCACCACAACTGGCCCCCCAGTTTATCGAAAGGTTGCGCCAGGAGGGCTTTGGTGTCACTAGCGTGGAGTGTCAGGGCCAGTGTGGCGAGAGGACGGTTTTGTTCGTACTTCTTAAGCGACGTGACCTGCAGCGGGCACTATCCATTCTGAATAAGCTTGATCCCAACACATTCTTTAATGTCTCGGACGCCCGGTTGATCCATGGAGGAGTTTTTCCATCTAAAGGCAAGTAA
- a CDS encoding metallophosphoesterase family protein produces the protein MALPIAKNYPFQKPKPAPHPLIPLLLTTLAGICLFVTFLGPATYEIQGFQVGISLKPALEGQTIVELPPLGTLSARTHATPLEITVILKSVNPDIFNHPSTFTVKAFQDIFFPAAREALKRFVLRQLLVATLGAALLTWLILRSSIKRLAFAAAAGLFLMLAVLVLTRYSYSYDAFRQAEFQGAMAAAPQVLDLTGKTLDKLAELRSKTTLVTANLQSLSGRIGRLDLLNAPGTGSTNLLLVADIHNNPLGIDLIQALIKHFNVDAVLDAGDLTDYGSLLETEMVKSLRELDIPYVFAAGNHDSPAVMNFVRQLPRGHVLEGKVITIAGIKILGIPDPWAYRPIPGTGNYFQDQIQQLEEALARNKSKPDILLVHNPQVAEKFAGRVPVLASGHTHRPEIKQIGPSLLVNPGTTGAAGIRGLQASQEVPYSASILYFTPGTPGENPELTAIDMIKYEPLSGRITVERQVTN, from the coding sequence ATGGCTTTACCCATTGCCAAGAATTATCCGTTTCAAAAACCTAAACCTGCCCCTCACCCGTTAATACCACTTTTACTGACCACCCTGGCCGGGATATGCTTATTTGTCACTTTCCTGGGGCCGGCCACTTATGAGATCCAGGGTTTTCAAGTGGGAATTTCATTAAAGCCCGCCCTGGAAGGACAAACCATAGTGGAACTACCACCCCTGGGAACCCTTTCAGCCCGTACCCACGCCACTCCTCTGGAGATAACGGTAATTCTCAAAAGTGTTAATCCAGATATTTTTAACCACCCATCCACCTTTACGGTCAAAGCGTTTCAGGATATCTTTTTTCCGGCAGCCAGAGAAGCTCTAAAGCGGTTTGTTCTCCGGCAGCTGCTGGTGGCGACCCTGGGCGCGGCCTTGTTAACGTGGCTTATATTACGTTCGTCCATCAAGCGATTGGCATTTGCCGCTGCAGCAGGCCTGTTTTTAATGCTAGCCGTGCTGGTGCTTACCCGGTACAGCTACAGTTATGATGCTTTCCGCCAGGCTGAGTTCCAGGGGGCCATGGCTGCCGCCCCACAGGTACTGGATTTGACTGGTAAAACCCTCGATAAGCTGGCAGAATTACGATCTAAAACCACGCTGGTGACGGCAAATTTACAGTCATTGTCGGGACGCATCGGACGATTGGATCTTCTCAACGCACCTGGAACAGGAAGCACCAATTTATTACTGGTTGCCGATATTCACAACAATCCCCTGGGAATAGACCTTATTCAAGCGCTGATTAAGCACTTCAACGTGGACGCCGTACTTGACGCCGGTGACCTCACCGACTATGGCTCCCTTTTGGAAACGGAAATGGTAAAATCGTTACGGGAATTGGACATCCCTTACGTTTTTGCTGCCGGTAACCACGACTCTCCGGCGGTAATGAATTTTGTGCGTCAACTCCCCCGGGGCCATGTGCTGGAGGGAAAGGTAATAACCATCGCCGGGATCAAAATTTTAGGCATACCAGACCCGTGGGCCTACCGCCCTATTCCGGGTACGGGCAATTACTTCCAGGATCAAATTCAGCAACTGGAAGAGGCCCTGGCCCGGAACAAATCAAAGCCCGATATTTTACTTGTGCATAATCCGCAGGTAGCCGAAAAATTCGCCGGCCGCGTACCTGTTCTGGCCAGTGGACATACTCACCGGCCCGAGATCAAACAAATTGGGCCTTCCCTGCTGGTGAACCCGGGGACTACCGGCGCCGCCGGTATCCGTGGCCTGCAAGCCAGCCAGGAAGTGCCCTATTCGGCATCTATTCTTTACTTTACTCCCGGTACCCCTGGCGAAAATCCGGAACTCACTGCCATAGATATGATCAAATACGAACCCCTTTCCGGGCGCATTACGGTGGAAAGACAGGTTACCAACTAA
- a CDS encoding amino acid ABC transporter permease, with product METVISSLPVLLLGAVITLQITAISVFIGCILGLMAGLSRLSPKRVLRFLATCYVDFFRGTPLLVQIVIVYFGIPQILRDIQNLLVQAYGFTPVFENIHPFLAAVIACSLNSGAYIAEIFRAGVQSIEKGQMEAARSLGMTHGQAMRYVILPQAFKRVIPPLGNEFIAMLKDTSLLSVIGFEELFRRGQLIVGATYKAFQIYLTVAFIYLIMVILISRLVDYLERRLKTGD from the coding sequence TTGGAAACTGTTATAAGTTCTCTGCCGGTTCTATTATTAGGTGCTGTTATCACTTTACAGATTACGGCCATCTCAGTTTTTATTGGTTGCATTCTCGGTTTAATGGCCGGCTTGTCGAGGCTTTCCCCAAAGCGAGTTTTGAGGTTTCTGGCCACCTGTTATGTGGACTTTTTCCGGGGCACGCCGTTATTAGTGCAGATAGTGATTGTTTATTTTGGCATACCTCAAATTTTGCGGGATATACAAAATCTTCTTGTCCAGGCCTATGGTTTCACCCCGGTGTTTGAAAATATACACCCTTTTCTGGCTGCTGTGATTGCCTGCAGTCTTAACAGCGGGGCCTATATAGCCGAGATTTTCCGGGCCGGCGTACAGTCCATTGAGAAGGGACAGATGGAAGCGGCCCGTTCTCTGGGGATGACCCATGGACAGGCCATGCGCTACGTTATTCTGCCCCAGGCCTTTAAGCGGGTGATCCCTCCCCTGGGCAACGAGTTTATCGCCATGCTTAAAGACACCTCCCTCCTTTCGGTCATCGGCTTTGAGGAGCTCTTCCGCCGTGGCCAGCTCATTGTGGGGGCTACTTATAAGGCCTTTCAGATTTATCTCACCGTGGCCTTTATTTACCTGATCATGGTCATCCTAATCTCCCGGCTGGTGGATTACCTGGAAAGGAGGTTGAAGACGGGTGATTAA
- a CDS encoding cation:proton antiporter, whose translation MPFETTTNLTIIFFLITLAVLLANKLHFSSIPLLILLGILFGPYGPHNEWFDLRLVQNCELVSFLSHLGVLLLLFYLGLEFSASRVVQNGPTILKGGTVYVGLNFLRGLILGWVFFHSLPETLIVAGITTISSSAMVTKLLMELKRTANPETELVLGFMVYEDAFMAVYLSLLYTYFLTGGTSFTSGLLSGLVTLLFILAVLFSGPRFSPYLERWLHIRSGESFIAIGFTLLLFTVLVAEKLHVAEAVGALLLGLILAETSHARRLVQMIAPMRDLFGAVFFFAFGMGIDYREFSVVAGITAVAVLATVFGNLFTGWFSAWICGYRGRSALNVASIMIPRGELAILVAGIAASAQLTAAFQPFAALYVLALALVSPPLAKKSGRIHNIVTNIWSSLRPAKQSSKAS comes from the coding sequence GTGCCGTTTGAGACCACGACCAATCTAACTATTATTTTCTTCCTCATCACCCTGGCCGTTTTACTAGCCAACAAGCTTCATTTCTCATCCATCCCCTTGCTCATCCTTCTGGGCATCCTTTTTGGCCCCTACGGTCCCCACAACGAATGGTTTGATTTAAGACTGGTGCAGAACTGTGAACTGGTGTCTTTCCTGTCTCATCTGGGGGTCCTGCTACTGCTTTTCTACCTGGGTCTGGAGTTTTCGGCCAGCCGGGTGGTGCAAAATGGCCCCACCATCCTCAAAGGTGGCACTGTTTATGTGGGGCTGAACTTTCTGCGCGGCCTCATCCTCGGTTGGGTGTTTTTTCATTCCCTGCCTGAAACGCTCATTGTGGCCGGGATCACCACCATTTCCAGCAGCGCCATGGTGACCAAGCTGCTCATGGAACTGAAACGCACCGCCAACCCGGAGACGGAACTGGTTCTGGGTTTTATGGTCTACGAGGACGCCTTCATGGCTGTTTATCTCTCCTTACTCTATACCTACTTTTTAACGGGAGGAACTTCCTTTACAAGCGGGCTCCTTAGCGGCCTGGTTACTCTGCTTTTTATCCTCGCCGTTCTATTCTCAGGTCCGCGATTTAGCCCCTACCTGGAAAGATGGCTGCACATCCGCAGCGGAGAGTCTTTTATTGCCATTGGCTTTACCCTTCTCCTCTTTACCGTCCTGGTGGCTGAAAAGCTACACGTGGCTGAAGCAGTAGGCGCTTTGCTCCTGGGCCTGATCCTGGCTGAAACCTCCCATGCCAGACGTCTCGTACAGATGATTGCGCCCATGCGCGACCTCTTTGGAGCCGTTTTTTTCTTCGCCTTTGGTATGGGTATAGACTACCGTGAGTTTTCGGTCGTAGCAGGTATCACTGCCGTGGCGGTATTGGCTACCGTCTTTGGCAACCTCTTCACCGGGTGGTTCAGCGCCTGGATTTGTGGCTATCGCGGACGATCGGCCCTGAACGTGGCCAGCATCATGATCCCCCGGGGGGAACTGGCTATTTTGGTTGCCGGCATAGCAGCCAGTGCTCAACTTACGGCAGCGTTCCAGCCCTTTGCCGCCCTTTATGTACTGGCACTCGCGTTAGTCAGCCCACCGCTGGCTAAAAAGTCGGGTCGGATACACAACATCGTGACTAATATTTGGTCAAGCCTGCGCCCTGCAAAACAATCCTCCAAGGCCAGTTAG
- a CDS encoding quaternary amine ABC transporter ATP-binding protein codes for MKIFGSNPESALSLLDQGWGKEQILAKTRQTVAVNNVNFAVREGEVFVIMGLSGSGKSTVLRCINRLVEPTRGKVFIDDEDVTAANDVRLREIRRKKVGMVFQRFALFPHRTVLDNVAYGLEIQGVERDERYARAREMLGLVGLNEWEMALPDQLSGGMQQRVGLARALASNPDILLMDEAFSALDPLIRREMQNELLSLQSKVNKTIIFVTHDLDEALKIGDRIALMKDGSIVQVGTPEEILTRPADEYVAKFVEDVDVTRVLTAEDVMRPAGTVSLKDGPRVALRRMRKEGFSSIFVVTRDRKLAGLIAAEEALEASESNKEDLSKILRHDFPTATPETPLNDLIPLLAHSKFPLAVIDDQNRLLGVIVRGALLAALVRKGGMK; via the coding sequence GTGAAGATTTTTGGGTCTAATCCCGAAAGTGCCCTGTCTCTGCTCGATCAGGGATGGGGTAAAGAACAAATATTAGCCAAGACCCGGCAGACCGTTGCCGTTAATAACGTCAATTTTGCGGTGCGTGAAGGGGAAGTCTTTGTCATCATGGGACTTTCCGGAAGTGGAAAATCTACCGTCCTGCGCTGTATTAACCGCCTCGTAGAGCCTACCAGGGGTAAAGTGTTTATCGACGATGAAGATGTTACTGCCGCCAACGATGTTCGCCTGCGGGAAATCAGGCGCAAGAAGGTGGGCATGGTTTTTCAGCGTTTTGCCCTTTTCCCCCACCGCACGGTGCTGGACAATGTGGCCTACGGGCTGGAAATTCAAGGGGTAGAAAGGGACGAGCGCTATGCCCGGGCACGGGAAATGCTGGGACTGGTGGGGTTAAACGAATGGGAGATGGCTCTGCCGGACCAGCTGAGTGGAGGAATGCAGCAGCGGGTGGGGTTGGCACGCGCTCTGGCGAGCAATCCCGATATCCTTTTAATGGACGAGGCTTTCAGTGCCCTGGATCCCTTGATCCGCCGTGAGATGCAAAATGAGCTGCTGTCCTTGCAGAGCAAGGTGAATAAAACCATCATTTTTGTTACCCATGACCTGGACGAGGCCTTAAAGATTGGCGACCGCATTGCCCTGATGAAGGACGGCAGCATTGTCCAGGTAGGTACCCCTGAGGAAATCCTGACCCGGCCGGCCGATGAGTATGTGGCTAAATTTGTCGAAGACGTGGATGTAACCAGGGTGCTGACAGCTGAAGATGTGATGCGGCCGGCGGGAACCGTATCCTTAAAAGACGGCCCGCGGGTAGCCCTGCGCCGCATGCGTAAGGAAGGCTTTTCCAGTATCTTTGTGGTAACCCGTGATCGTAAATTAGCAGGGCTGATCGCGGCGGAGGAAGCTTTGGAAGCAAGCGAAAGTAACAAGGAGGATCTCTCGAAAATTTTGCGCCATGATTTTCCTACTGCGACCCCTGAGACTCCATTAAATGATCTAATCCCGCTCCTGGCCCATTCCAAATTTCCCCTGGCCGTAATCGACGATCAGAACCGCCTATTAGGTGTTATTGTGCGCGGGGCATTGCTGGCAGCCCTGGTACGGAAAGGGGGAATGAAGTGA
- a CDS encoding glycine betaine ABC transporter substrate-binding protein, with amino-acid sequence MFRQYRALTLATLLVFLMAAVFGCTTGEKEAGQGTVKEKFNGEIIGIEPGAGIMKATEKAIKEYSLDYTLKDSSSAAMVAALKSAIESKKWIVVTGWTPHWMFARWDLKYLEDPKGVYGGEEHIATIARKGLQKDAPAAYQMLDAFYWQPSDMEAVMLDINVNKMDPDEAAQKWIRENEDKVKKWIPEGVPKGNLKKIKLGYVEWDSEIASTHVVKHVLMKLGYDVELKAVDAGVMWTGIGAGHFDAIVAAWLPYTHGDYYQQVKDKVDNLGPNLEGAKIGLVVPDYVTINSIEDLNK; translated from the coding sequence ATGTTCAGGCAATACCGAGCACTGACGTTGGCGACATTGCTGGTCTTCCTCATGGCTGCCGTTTTTGGCTGTACAACGGGTGAAAAGGAGGCCGGTCAGGGAACGGTTAAAGAGAAGTTTAACGGGGAGATCATAGGCATTGAGCCTGGAGCAGGGATTATGAAGGCTACTGAAAAGGCGATCAAGGAATACAGTCTGGACTACACCTTAAAGGATAGTTCCAGTGCTGCTATGGTGGCTGCGTTGAAGTCGGCCATCGAAAGCAAAAAGTGGATTGTGGTTACCGGCTGGACGCCCCACTGGATGTTTGCCAGGTGGGACCTCAAGTACCTGGAAGATCCCAAGGGAGTTTATGGAGGGGAAGAGCACATAGCCACCATTGCGCGCAAAGGTTTGCAGAAAGATGCTCCGGCTGCGTATCAGATGCTGGATGCATTTTATTGGCAACCGTCTGACATGGAAGCGGTAATGCTTGATATTAATGTGAACAAAATGGATCCCGATGAAGCGGCCCAAAAGTGGATCCGGGAAAATGAGGATAAAGTGAAAAAATGGATTCCCGAAGGGGTACCCAAGGGTAACCTGAAGAAAATCAAGCTGGGCTATGTGGAGTGGGATTCCGAGATTGCCAGTACCCACGTGGTGAAGCATGTGCTCATGAAATTAGGTTATGACGTTGAGCTCAAGGCAGTTGATGCGGGAGTAATGTGGACGGGTATAGGAGCCGGTCATTTTGATGCCATTGTAGCCGCCTGGCTGCCGTACACCCACGGGGACTATTATCAACAGGTGAAAGACAAGGTGGATAATCTCGGTCCCAACCTGGAGGGGGCTAAAATTGGTCTGGTAGTACCGGATTACGTAACTATTAACTCCATAGAAGACCTGAATAAGTAA